In one window of Enterobacteriaceae endosymbiont of Donacia cincticornis DNA:
- a CDS encoding DedA family protein, with amino-acid sequence METYQGFESPSHQNKIYILTILKYDINMFDINLTKIMYKYGYLIVLFSSLIEWETFIIIAGMLAHKKILNLNNIIIITIIGSILSNQILFYIGKKYSKNFLFILKNYNLKIQKYRFLFKKYPYFFIIITRFIYGFRLISPITMGITKISNVKFFLSNIIGAFIWTFFFTISGYFFGEIISTWIKDITKIIQYFLFIFLLLIIIFFLFKFIKIKFKYFK; translated from the coding sequence ATGGAAACATATCAGGGGTTCGAATCCCCTTCTCACCAAAATAAAATATATATATTAACCATTTTAAAATATGATATTAATATGTTTGATATAAATTTAACTAAAATAATGTATAAATATGGTTACTTAATAGTATTATTTAGTTCTTTAATTGAATGGGAAACATTTATTATTATTGCTGGTATGTTAGCTCATAAAAAAATTTTAAATTTAAATAATATTATAATTATTACTATAATAGGTTCTATCTTAAGTAACCAAATACTATTTTATATAGGCAAAAAATACAGTAAAAATTTTTTATTTATTTTAAAAAATTATAATTTAAAAATTCAAAAATATCGTTTTTTATTTAAAAAATATCCCTATTTTTTTATCATTATAACAAGATTTATTTATGGATTTAGATTAATAAGTCCCATAACAATGGGTATTACTAAAATTTCTAATGTAAAATTTTTTTTATCCAATATTATTGGAGCTTTTATTTGGACTTTTTTTTTTACTATTTCTGGATATTTTTTTGGTGAAATTATTTCTACATGGATAAAAGATATTACTAAAATTATTCAATATTTTTTATTTATTTTTTTATTATTAATAATAATCTTTTTTCTATTCAAATTCATAAAGATAAAATTTAAATATTTTAAATAA
- a CDS encoding NADH-quinone oxidoreductase subunit N, with product MTKSLIPLIPLIIIIISLIFLLIKITIKRDNISSLIITIIGFIFTIISLFYIQNNNFFINNLFLQDKYSIFYKIILLFNNIIVCLLAYKWLSIIRYNKDEFYLLIIISTIGSLVLLDSNNLISMLVGIELISIPIFGLIFYNLKLKYALEASIKYTILSMLVSSFLILGISFIYLDNGSLHFVNLLNSDIIHNFFSINYLTIIGLLLIIISLGFKLSIVPFHLWTPDVYQGSPTVVTLFLTTFSKLSIFIFLFKFLINFAYINYMQSFILQIIILLSILSILFGNIMGMISKNNIKRLLAYSSIAHMGYMFVILIYNQKYETHIFSLEIMIIYIIGYLINNLGILGVMSIFASLNIDEINIDKLYYYRGLFWYDPILTFILTIMLLSLAGVPITIGFISKFYLIALCIKMKMWYLTYIIIFGSSMGIYYYLNIIISLYLKPSKMNKNFYLFKIKNNHYYFFIKNLLLLFAILTIILGLYPEFLIKLIIN from the coding sequence ATGACTAAATCATTAATACCATTAATACCTTTAATTATTATTATAATATCATTAATATTTTTATTAATTAAAATAACAATAAAACGTGATAATATATCAAGTTTAATTATTACAATTATTGGATTTATATTTACAATAATATCTCTTTTTTATATACAAAATAATAATTTTTTTATAAATAATTTATTTTTACAAGATAAATATTCAATTTTTTATAAGATAATATTATTATTTAATAATATAATAGTATGTTTATTAGCTTATAAATGGTTATCTATTATTAGGTATAATAAAGATGAATTTTATTTATTAATTATAATTTCAACTATAGGAAGTTTAGTATTATTAGATTCAAATAATTTAATTTCAATGTTAGTTGGTATTGAATTAATATCTATACCTATTTTTGGTCTTATATTTTATAACTTAAAATTAAAATATGCATTAGAAGCTAGTATTAAATATACGATACTTTCTATGTTAGTTTCATCATTCCTAATATTAGGAATATCTTTTATTTATTTAGATAATGGTAGTTTACATTTTGTTAATCTACTAAATAGTGATATAATCCATAATTTTTTTTCTATAAATTATTTAACAATAATTGGTCTATTATTAATAATAATAAGTTTAGGCTTTAAATTATCAATAGTACCATTTCATTTATGGACTCCAGATGTTTATCAAGGATCACCAACTGTTGTTACATTATTTTTAACAACATTTAGTAAATTATCAATTTTTATATTTTTGTTTAAATTTTTAATTAATTTTGCATATATTAATTATATGCAATCTTTTATATTACAAATAATAATTTTATTATCAATATTATCAATATTATTTGGTAATATTATGGGTATGATTTCTAAAAATAATATTAAACGTTTATTAGCATATTCATCTATAGCTCATATGGGATATATGTTCGTAATACTGATTTATAATCAAAAATATGAAACACATATTTTTTCATTAGAAATTATGATTATATATATTATCGGATATTTAATAAATAATTTAGGTATTTTAGGAGTAATGAGTATATTTGCTAGTTTAAATATTGATGAAATAAATATAGATAAATTATATTATTATCGTGGTTTATTCTGGTATGATCCTATTTTAACTTTTATTTTAACAATAATGTTATTATCTTTAGCTGGTGTTCCTATTACTATAGGTTTTATTTCAAAATTCTATTTAATAGCTTTGTGTATAAAAATGAAAATGTGGTATTTAACCTATATAATTATATTTGGTAGTTCTATGGGAATATATTATTATTTAAATATAATTATTAGTTTGTATTTAAAACCATCTAAAATGAATAAAAATTTTTATCTTTTTAAAATAAAAAATAATCATTATTATTTTTTTATAAAAAATTTATTATTATTATTTGCAATACTAACAATTATATTAGGATTATATCCTGAATTTTTAATAAAGTTAATTATAAATTAA
- the nuoM gene encoding NADH-quinone oxidoreductase subunit M, with the protein MLLPCFILIPFFGGLICWQSEKINSKFPRWISLIAISFIFIISIIKLITYTFFFKNHIFFLYPTWISEFILNWMPQFGIHFHLAIDGLSLIMINLTGLLGIMAVLCSWNEIKKLHGFFHLNLLWILSGVIGVFLSVDMFLFFLFWEIMLLPMYFLISIWGHKDIKGNSRIKAATKFFIYTQTSGLLMLCGIITLVFSYYKSTGILTFEYDALLNSHLNLKTEFFLMLSFFIAFAVKMPIIPFHGWLPDAHSQAPTAGSVDLAGILLKTAAYGLLRFTLPLFPVSSLKFSFTAIVLGMFGIFYGLWMAYTQNDIKKIIAYTSISHMGYILIGIYSFNKLAYQGVIIQMVSHGISASAQFILCGQIYEKLKTRNIKLMGGLWDSINILPGLFVFFALASIGIPGTGNFIGEFLILLGVFYKHPICACISTFSLLFSSIYSLNMIQKIFYGSKTRINILEKNIFLREKIILFILLILLIFLGFYPQFILNISNNTINNLYNRIILINY; encoded by the coding sequence ATGTTATTACCCTGTTTTATATTAATTCCTTTTTTTGGTGGTTTAATTTGTTGGCAAAGTGAAAAAATAAATTCTAAATTTCCTCGTTGGATATCTTTAATTGCTATTAGTTTTATTTTTATAATATCAATTATTAAATTAATTACATATACATTTTTTTTTAAAAATCATATATTTTTTTTATATCCTACATGGATTTCAGAATTTATTTTAAATTGGATGCCTCAATTTGGAATACATTTTCATCTAGCTATAGATGGATTATCATTAATAATGATAAATTTAACTGGATTATTAGGTATAATGGCTGTATTATGTTCTTGGAATGAAATAAAAAAACTTCATGGTTTTTTCCATTTAAATCTATTATGGATTTTAAGTGGAGTTATTGGTGTATTTTTATCTGTAGATATGTTTTTGTTTTTTTTATTTTGGGAAATAATGTTACTACCTATGTATTTTTTAATATCTATATGGGGACATAAAGATATTAAAGGAAATAGTCGTATTAAAGCTGCAACTAAGTTTTTTATTTATACACAGACTAGTGGTTTATTAATGTTATGTGGAATTATTACTTTAGTTTTTTCTTATTATAAATCTACTGGTATATTAACTTTTGAATATGATGCTTTGTTAAATAGTCATTTAAATCTAAAAACAGAATTTTTTTTAATGTTATCTTTTTTTATTGCATTTGCAGTTAAAATGCCTATTATCCCATTTCACGGATGGTTACCTGATGCACATAGTCAAGCTCCTACTGCAGGATCTGTTGATTTAGCAGGTATTTTATTAAAGACAGCTGCTTATGGTTTATTAAGATTTACATTACCCTTATTTCCTGTATCATCTTTAAAATTTTCATTTACTGCAATAGTATTAGGAATGTTCGGTATTTTTTATGGATTATGGATGGCTTATACACAAAATGATATAAAAAAAATTATAGCATATACGTCTATATCTCATATGGGATATATTTTAATAGGAATTTATAGCTTTAATAAATTAGCTTATCAAGGTGTAATAATACAAATGGTATCACATGGTATTTCAGCTTCTGCACAATTTATTCTGTGTGGACAAATATATGAAAAATTAAAAACACGTAATATTAAACTAATGGGGGGGTTATGGGATAGTATAAATATACTACCAGGTTTATTTGTGTTCTTTGCTTTAGCTAGTATTGGTATACCTGGTACAGGAAATTTTATAGGGGAATTTTTAATTTTATTAGGTGTTTTTTATAAACATCCTATTTGTGCATGTATTTCTACTTTTAGTTTATTATTTTCTAGTATTTATTCATTAAATATGATACAAAAAATTTTTTATGGTTCTAAAACTAGAATAAATATTTTAGAAAAAAATATATTTTTAAGAGAAAAAATTATTTTATTCATATTATTAATTTTATTAATATTTTTAGGTTTCTATCCACAATTTATATTAAATATATCAAATAATACTATTAATAATCTATATAATAGAATTATATTGATTAATTATTAA
- the nuoL gene encoding NADH-quinone oxidoreductase subunit L — MKFLFLIILMPLISFLLLSLISNYLNKIQISIIGVTFIGISAILTLIIGYIFLKNRLFFYKQSLWEIVNINSLHINFSLYLDMLSLIMLFITTWVGFFIHIFSIWYMKNEKGYSRFFAYTNLFIANMILLILADNFILMFFGWEGVGVCSYLLIGFFYKKSSNGLSAIKTFLITRFSDIFLIIGIFFIFRTFNTLNFTEIFNVSTSSSIYYKAFYLKIISIMIIIGSLSKSVQFPLNTWLIDAMVGPTPVSALIHAATMVTAGIYLILRNNILFLMNNHILFLCSIIGAITILLSGYSALIQNNIKRILAYSTMSQIGYMFLALGINLWKAALFHVISHAFFKALLFLCVASIIFLCKNEQNILKMGGIKKYFPFIYYIFLFGAMSLISLPFITMSGFTKEKILYEIFMSKYNFLLIISFIGSIFTSLYTFRMIYKIFYGKSNIFFNKITNNVFIHNIPLIILTILSSFIGIIFLPIKKKFLLPSKLFILNNKNYFFLEIISILILINSYLLYIFYVKNNFLIKKIIKKYYYFNFINNFFLNGYYIDFFYKNLITNIFKKFLLLIKNDPISKIIDYFFIKFLKKIGYLLLTSENGYIRWYILSIYIGTIIILVYLTIFINNQYYFT; from the coding sequence ATGAAATTTCTTTTTTTAATTATCTTAATGCCATTAATTAGTTTTTTACTACTATCATTAATTTCTAATTATTTAAATAAAATTCAAATTTCAATTATTGGAGTTACTTTTATAGGTATAAGTGCAATATTAACATTAATAATAGGATATATTTTTTTAAAAAATAGATTATTTTTTTATAAACAATCTTTGTGGGAAATAGTAAATATTAATTCTTTACATATTAATTTTAGTTTGTATTTAGATATGTTATCTTTAATCATGTTGTTTATCACTACATGGGTAGGATTTTTTATTCACATATTTTCCATTTGGTATATGAAAAATGAAAAAGGATATTCTAGATTTTTTGCATATACTAATTTATTTATTGCTAATATGATATTACTTATTTTAGCTGATAATTTTATTTTGATGTTTTTTGGCTGGGAAGGAGTAGGAGTATGTTCTTATTTATTAATAGGTTTTTTTTATAAAAAATCATCAAATGGATTATCTGCTATAAAAACATTTTTAATAACTCGTTTTAGTGATATTTTTTTAATTATTGGAATATTTTTTATATTTAGAACCTTTAATACTCTTAATTTTACAGAAATATTTAATGTTTCTACATCATCTTCTATTTATTATAAGGCATTTTATTTAAAAATAATCTCTATAATGATTATTATAGGATCTTTAAGTAAATCAGTGCAATTTCCATTAAATACTTGGTTAATAGATGCGATGGTAGGGCCTACTCCTGTATCTGCTCTTATCCATGCTGCTACTATGGTTACTGCTGGTATTTATTTAATTCTACGTAATAATATTTTATTTTTAATGAATAACCATATTTTATTTTTATGCAGTATTATTGGTGCGATAACAATATTATTATCTGGTTATTCTGCTTTAATACAAAATAATATTAAACGTATTTTAGCATATTCTACAATGAGTCAAATTGGTTACATGTTTTTAGCATTAGGTATTAATTTATGGAAAGCTGCTTTATTTCATGTGATATCACATGCTTTTTTTAAAGCATTACTTTTCTTATGTGTTGCCTCTATTATTTTTTTATGTAAAAATGAACAAAATATATTAAAAATGGGAGGAATAAAAAAATATTTCCCATTTATATATTATATTTTTTTATTTGGTGCAATGTCTTTAATTTCGTTACCTTTTATTACTATGAGTGGTTTTACAAAAGAAAAAATATTATATGAAATTTTTATGAGTAAATATAATTTTTTACTTATTATTAGTTTTATAGGTAGTATTTTTACTTCTTTGTATACTTTTCGTATGATTTATAAAATTTTTTATGGTAAAAGTAATATTTTTTTTAATAAAATTACAAATAATGTATTTATACATAATATTCCATTAATAATATTAACAATATTATCTAGTTTTATTGGTATAATATTTTTACCAATAAAAAAAAAATTTTTACTTCCCAGTAAATTATTTATATTAAATAATAAAAATTATTTTTTTTTAGAAATAATATCTATATTAATTTTAATTAACAGTTATTTATTATACATTTTTTATGTAAAAAATAATTTTTTAATAAAAAAGATTATTAAAAAATATTATTATTTTAATTTTATAAATAATTTTTTTTTAAACGGTTATTATATAGATTTTTTTTATAAAAATTTAATTACAAATATTTTTAAAAAATTTTTATTATTAATAAAAAATGATCCTATTTCAAAAATAATAGATTATTTTTTTATAAAATTTTTAAAAAAAATAGGATATTTATTATTAACAAGTGAAAATGGATACATTCGTTGGTATATATTATCCATATATATAGGAACAATAATAATTTTAGTGTATTTAACAATATTTATTAATAATCAATATTATTTTACATAA
- the nuoK gene encoding NADH-quinone oxidoreductase subunit NuoK, translating to MIPLYHILIFIIIIFITGLIGILIRNNMLYILICTELMINASTLSCVVSGNYWKQTEGEIMYIISISISAIETCIGLILLIKLYYYKNNINIDSISEMKG from the coding sequence ATGATACCTTTATATCATATTTTAATATTTATTATAATAATATTTATTACTGGATTAATAGGAATATTAATTAGAAATAATATGTTATATATTTTAATTTGTACTGAATTAATGATTAATGCTTCTACCTTATCATGTGTAGTTTCTGGTAATTATTGGAAACAAACTGAAGGAGAAATTATGTATATTATATCTATTAGTATATCAGCTATAGAAACTTGTATAGGTTTAATTTTATTAATAAAATTATATTATTATAAAAATAATATTAATATTGATTCAATTAGTGAGATGAAGGGATGA
- a CDS encoding NADH-quinone oxidoreductase subunit J family protein — protein sequence MEIILYLLGFISIIFTFLIIISVNPIYTLLYFLISLISISCIFFLLGNYFAGALEIIIYAGAIIILFIFVLMFLNDKKIELEEKYFFIKKKLFIINILIINCFFLIFIFYILKNLYIQKLIIHNFINIQNIGINLFTQYKIIVELISILLLSGVIIILHIGNRKKY from the coding sequence ATGGAAATAATATTATATTTATTAGGATTTATATCAATAATTTTTACATTTTTAATTATTATTAGTGTTAATCCTATTTATACACTATTATATTTTTTAATCTCATTAATTTCAATATCATGTATATTTTTTTTATTAGGTAATTATTTTGCTGGAGCATTAGAAATTATTATATATGCTGGAGCTATTATTATATTATTTATATTTGTTTTAATGTTTTTAAATGATAAAAAAATTGAGTTAGAAGAAAAGTATTTTTTTATAAAAAAAAAATTATTTATAATTAACATTTTAATTATAAATTGTTTTTTTTTAATATTTATATTTTATATATTAAAAAATTTATATATACAAAAATTAATTATTCATAATTTTATTAATATCCAAAATATTGGTATAAATTTATTTACACAATATAAAATTATTGTAGAATTAATATCAATACTTTTATTATCTGGTGTAATTATTATTTTACACATAGGTAATAGAAAAAAATATTAA
- the nuoI gene encoding NADH-quinone oxidoreductase subunit NuoI produces the protein MNIKKFFINIISQIKSIFFVLLNSFSKRETIMYPEKKVYLPPRYRGRIILTSDLDNNERCVACNLCAVVCPVSCITLKKSINKNGRSYAKFFRINFSRCIFCGFCEEACPTSAIQLIPDFELCEFNRRDLVYEKKNLLINNPGKDVKYNFYNIAGVKIKNNKKNNIKHSSIEVDIKNILP, from the coding sequence ATGAATATTAAAAAATTTTTTATTAATATAATAAGTCAAATAAAAAGTATTTTTTTTGTTTTACTAAATTCTTTTAGTAAAAGAGAAACAATTATGTATCCAGAAAAAAAAGTTTATTTACCCCCAAGATATAGAGGAAGAATAATATTAACATCTGATTTAGATAATAATGAACGTTGTGTTGCTTGTAATCTTTGTGCAGTTGTTTGTCCAGTTAGTTGTATAACTTTAAAAAAATCTATAAATAAAAATGGACGATCATATGCAAAATTTTTTAGAATAAATTTTTCTAGATGTATTTTTTGTGGATTCTGTGAAGAAGCTTGTCCTACATCAGCTATACAATTAATTCCTGATTTTGAATTATGTGAATTTAATAGAAGAGATCTAGTATATGAAAAAAAAAATTTATTAATTAATAATCCAGGAAAAGATGTAAAATATAATTTTTATAATATTGCAGGAGTTAAAATAAAAAATAATAAAAAAAATAATATCAAACATTCAAGTATAGAAGTAGATATAAAAAATATTTTACCATAA
- the nuoH gene encoding NADH-quinone oxidoreductase subunit NuoH, whose translation MIFSSLFHSIKLFYVLQILFILLLLLISSAFLSFIERRILALFQNRYGPNRVGFFGCFQLLADMIKIFFKEDWNPHFSNKLLFNLAPILAFNTLLSVFATLPITPYIIISNLNIGILFFLMMASISVYSILFAGLASNNKYALLGVIRGVAQIISYEVFLGLSLMGIVCQTGSFNLLDIINYQFNHYWNIIPQFFAFIPFLIASIALCHRHPFDQPETEQELVDGYHIEYSGMKFGLFFIGEYVNITVLSSLIVILFFGGWLGPFFTPMLWFLIKTILFIILFFLIRASLPRPRYDKVIYFGWFICLPLTLINLIITACLTTFT comes from the coding sequence ATGATATTTTCTTCTTTATTTCATTCTATAAAATTATTTTATGTACTGCAAATATTATTTATATTATTATTATTATTAATAAGTAGTGCTTTTTTAAGTTTTATAGAAAGACGGATACTTGCTTTATTTCAAAATCGTTATGGTCCAAATAGAGTAGGATTTTTTGGATGTTTCCAATTATTAGCTGATATGATAAAAATTTTTTTTAAAGAAGATTGGAATCCACATTTTTCTAATAAATTATTATTTAATTTGGCTCCTATTTTAGCATTTAATACATTATTGTCTGTTTTCGCTACATTGCCTATTACTCCTTATATAATAATATCTAATTTAAATATTGGAATACTTTTTTTTTTAATGATGGCTAGTATTTCAGTATATTCTATCTTATTTGCAGGATTAGCAAGTAACAATAAATATGCTTTACTAGGAGTTATAAGAGGAGTAGCACAAATTATTAGTTATGAAGTATTTTTAGGATTATCATTAATGGGTATTGTGTGCCAAACAGGATCTTTTAATTTATTAGATATAATAAATTATCAATTTAATCATTATTGGAATATTATTCCTCAATTTTTTGCTTTTATCCCATTTTTAATTGCTTCTATAGCATTATGCCATAGACATCCTTTTGACCAACCAGAAACAGAACAAGAACTTGTTGATGGTTATCATATAGAATATTCTGGAATGAAGTTTGGACTATTTTTTATAGGGGAATATGTTAATATAACAGTATTATCTTCTTTAATTGTTATTTTATTTTTTGGTGGATGGTTAGGCCCATTTTTTACACCCATGTTATGGTTTTTAATTAAAACTATTTTATTTATAATATTATTTTTTTTAATCAGAGCATCATTACCTAGACCTCGTTATGATAAAGTAATATATTTTGGATGGTTTATATGTTTACCATTAACATTGATTAATCTTATAATTACTGCATGTTTAACAACATTTACATAA
- the nuoG gene encoding NADH-quinone oxidoreductase subunit NuoG, giving the protein MININIEGQYYKVNKQDNLLKICLSLGFNVPYFCWHPILGSIGACRQCAIKQSNNLQQKNKFIIMSCMSAPINNSYITINDDDLINFRKKNIELLMLNHPHDCPICDEGGNCHLQDMTVMAGHNNRRYDFSKREYKNQYLGPFISHTMNRCITCYRCVRFYKNYADGKDFNVFGSKNNIYFGRYSDGRLQNPFSGNLIEICPTGVFTDKIYNINYSRKWDLQYSPSICQNCSLGCNIFIGERYGKLSSIQNRFHEKINHYFLCDKGYFGYDYTYLKNNPIKIILFKNKKKFFYNYDKIIKNIIHLILNSKNIIGIGSSRASIESNVILKKLVGKKNFYLGILRNEKKQINYIIDIIQNMDIYFPTLSEIENYDTILIVGEDLSNTNPRAALAVRQAIKKYFNITKTNNNLDISYWETDAILNMRNKKLNPLLIVSHKETLLDDISLFNYYASTLDQSIFCFTLADYIKNDNTIINDKNLKKKIIKIKKILLNSKKPLIISGTGSNSLSLISASYSIAKELYKKNQDVGLFYTLNEVNSMGISLIKGKSLNSLFINQKSIIHNNSNIDTILIMENDLYIYENKNILNNFFKKIPNIIVLDHILTRTMKKANIILPVTNFMENSGTVINNECRAQRFFQVYDPTFYNKKNDRKPSWKWIYKIYAKLNNLNESITLDEIIKKCEKYIPRLNGISLAAPPATYKVYNRKFARTPIRYSGRTSMFSHINVHEPQQPKDKDTIFSFSMEGNYGSNINYKHIPFLWAPGWNSSQALHKFQKEIGVSSKYGITGFKICQKNKYKVHIKRIYHVCNNINNNHNQLIIIAHQNLFQNNSVIQKSNLIKKYFNNYYIIFNKNDAKQLGILNNDLVQIYCLKNKFILKTHISNFLNKGLVSLPLGVKNIPLSFLGKIIEKIKVLK; this is encoded by the coding sequence ATGATTAATATTAACATAGAAGGTCAATACTATAAAGTTAATAAACAAGATAATTTATTAAAAATATGTTTATCTTTAGGTTTTAATGTGCCATATTTTTGTTGGCATCCAATTTTAGGAAGTATAGGAGCTTGTCGTCAATGTGCGATAAAACAGTCTAATAATTTACAACAAAAAAATAAATTTATAATTATGTCCTGTATGTCTGCACCTATTAATAATTCATATATTACTATTAATGATGATGATTTAATTAATTTTCGTAAAAAAAATATTGAACTATTAATGTTAAATCATCCACATGATTGTCCTATTTGTGATGAGGGTGGTAATTGTCATTTACAAGATATGACAGTTATGGCAGGACATAATAATCGTAGATATGATTTCTCTAAAAGAGAATATAAAAATCAATATTTAGGTCCTTTTATCTCTCATACAATGAATCGTTGTATTACATGTTATCGTTGTGTAAGATTTTATAAAAATTATGCAGATGGAAAAGATTTTAATGTATTTGGATCTAAAAATAATATTTATTTTGGTAGATATTCAGACGGTAGATTACAAAATCCGTTTTCAGGAAATTTAATTGAAATATGTCCTACTGGAGTTTTTACTGATAAAATATATAATATAAATTATTCAAGAAAATGGGATTTACAATATTCTCCAAGTATTTGTCAAAATTGTTCATTAGGATGTAATATATTTATTGGAGAACGTTATGGAAAATTATCTAGTATACAAAATAGATTTCATGAAAAAATAAATCATTATTTTTTATGTGATAAAGGTTATTTTGGTTATGATTATACTTATTTAAAAAATAATCCTATTAAAATTATCCTTTTTAAAAATAAGAAAAAATTTTTTTATAATTATGATAAAATTATAAAAAATATTATTCATTTAATTTTAAATTCTAAAAATATTATTGGTATTGGCTCATCAAGAGCAAGTATAGAAAGTAATGTAATTTTAAAAAAATTAGTTGGAAAAAAAAATTTTTATTTAGGTATTTTAAGAAATGAAAAGAAACAAATCAATTATATTATTGATATAATACAAAATATGGATATATATTTTCCTACATTATCTGAAATTGAAAATTATGATACTATTTTAATAGTAGGAGAAGATTTAAGTAATACTAATCCTAGAGCTGCTTTAGCTGTTAGACAAGCTATAAAAAAATATTTTAATATTACAAAAACAAATAATAATTTAGATATTTCCTATTGGGAAACTGATGCAATTTTAAATATGAGAAATAAAAAACTGAATCCACTATTAATAGTGAGTCATAAGGAAACATTATTAGATGATATTTCTTTATTTAATTATTATGCATCTACTTTAGATCAATCTATATTTTGCTTTACATTGGCAGATTATATTAAAAATGATAATACTATTATAAATGATAAAAATTTAAAAAAAAAAATTATAAAAATAAAAAAAATATTATTAAATTCTAAAAAACCTTTAATTATTTCTGGCACAGGTTCTAATTCTTTATCATTAATTTCAGCATCTTATTCAATAGCAAAAGAATTATATAAAAAAAATCAAGATGTAGGATTATTTTATACATTAAATGAAGTAAATAGTATGGGAATTAGTTTAATTAAAGGAAAATCTTTAAATAGTTTATTTATAAATCAAAAATCTATTATTCATAATAATTCTAATATAGATACTATTTTAATAATGGAAAATGATTTATATATTTATGAAAATAAAAATATATTAAATAATTTTTTTAAAAAAATTCCTAACATTATCGTATTAGATCATATTTTAACTAGAACTATGAAAAAAGCAAATATAATATTACCAGTAACAAATTTTATGGAAAATAGTGGTACTGTTATTAATAATGAATGTAGAGCACAAAGATTTTTCCAAGTTTATGATCCTACTTTTTATAATAAAAAAAACGATAGAAAACCTAGTTGGAAATGGATATATAAAATATATGCAAAATTAAATAATTTAAATGAAAGTATTACTTTAGATGAAATTATAAAAAAATGTGAAAAATATATCCCAAGACTTAATGGTATTAGTTTAGCAGCACCCCCAGCCACTTATAAAGTATATAATAGAAAATTTGCAAGAACTCCAATTAGATATAGTGGAAGAACATCAATGTTTTCTCACATAAATGTACATGAACCTCAACAACCAAAAGATAAAGATACTATTTTTAGTTTTTCTATGGAAGGAAATTATGGTTCAAATATTAATTATAAACATATACCATTTTTGTGGGCTCCCGGATGGAATTCTTCACAAGCATTACATAAATTTCAAAAAGAAATTGGTGTTTCGTCTAAGTATGGTATTACAGGATTTAAAATTTGTCAAAAAAATAAGTATAAAGTACATATTAAAAGAATATATCATGTATGTAATAATATTAATAATAATCACAATCAATTAATAATTATTGCACATCAAAATTTATTTCAAAATAATAGTGTAATACAAAAATCCAATTTAATAAAAAAATATTTTAATAATTATTATATAATTTTTAATAAAAATGATGCTAAACAATTAGGAATTTTAAATAATGATTTAGTTCAAATATATTGTTTAAAAAACAAATTTATATTAAAAACACATATTTCAAATTTTTTAAATAAAGGTTTAGTAAGTCTTCCATTAGGTGTTAAAAATATTCCATTATCTTTTTTAGGTAAAATTATTGAAAAAATAAAGGTATTAAAATGA